The following coding sequences are from one Brienomyrus brachyistius isolate T26 chromosome 2, BBRACH_0.4, whole genome shotgun sequence window:
- the LOC125718459 gene encoding cytochrome c oxidase subunit 6A, mitochondrial: protein MAAFRRLSQAVLRSSFNQSRQLSAVAHGEQHQSARTWKILSFVVALPGVGVCMLNAFLKAQHHSHEQPEFIPYTHLRIRSKRFPWGDGNKSLFHNSHANPLPDGYEGHDH, encoded by the exons ATGGCGGCGTTTAGgcgtctgtctcaggctgttctGAGGTCTTCCTTCAACCAGAGTCGTCAACTATCTGCGGTTGCCCATGGCGAGCAGCACCAGTCCG CCCGCACATGGAAGATACTGAGCTTTGTTGTGGCCCTGCCAGGAGTGGGGGTGTGCATGCTGAACGCCTTCCTCAAGGCTCAGCACCACAGCCATGAGCAGCCTGAGTTCATCCCCTACACCCACCTGCGCATTCGCAGCAAG CGCTTTCCCTGGGGTGATGGGAACAAATCTCTGTTCCACAACTCCCACGCTAATCCCCTCCCTGATGGATACGAGGGCCACGACCACTGA
- the LOC125728228 gene encoding phospholipase A2-like isoform X1, with product MKTLQTLFLLTTSLSIVMMDPDYRALWQFRRMIICMIPSSRPLLDYTDYGCYCGKGGTGTPVDDLDRCCQTHDDCYSQAKRLGGCLSILDNPYTESYSYSCDNTNKIITCTGKNNACEMFICECDKHAAMCFAGAGYNKEHQNMNQELCK from the exons ATGAAAACCCTCCAGACTCTCTTTCTGTTAACGACTAGCCTGTCCATCG TAATGATGGACCCGGACTACAGGGCGCTGTGGCAGTTCAGACGTATGATCATCTGCATGATTCCCAGCAGCAGGCCTCTGCTGGACTACACAGACTACGGCTGTTACTGTGGAAAGGGAGGCACTGGGACACCCGTGGATGACCTGGACAG GTGTTGCCAGACCCATGATGACTGCTACTCCCAAGCCAAGCGCCTTGGGGGCTGTCTGTCCATTCTGGACAACCCGTATACCGAGAGCTACTCGTACagctgtgacaacacaaacaagaTCATCACTTGCACAG GGAAGAATAATGCCTGCGAGATGTTTATTTGTGAATGCGACAAGCATGCAGCCATGTGCTTTGCTGGGGCGGGCTACAACAAGGAGCACCAGAACATGAACCAAGAGCTCTGCAAGTGA
- the LOC125718429 gene encoding hepatic lectin-like isoform X1: MKNRTGLSEDSVMDSAPYSRFSGSDPDDSFQGPKFTLRPGRRVKLMILLYSVVLFLLLVLLLVSAVKFSQLNQEMLSVKLFLISINSSLLHVGEAPPKAEHYTGGLTNGQGSCKDSWVSFRSSCYQISTKRLPWEGAERKCVEMGAHLIVINDAEEQKFIRGNDLAEQLWIGLVERENEDRWTWVDGTDFTTTLKFWDVGQPDDWSQREDCGQLHGNGLWNDADCSSHFKYICEMPAN; encoded by the exons ATGAAAAATCGCACAGGCCTCAGTGAAGATTCAGTGATGGATTCAGCACCATACAGCAGGTTCAGTGGATCTGACCCAGATGACAGTTTTCAGGGACCAAAGTTCACACTACGTCCTG GCAGGCGTGTGAAGTTGATGATTCTGCTGTACTCAGTTGTACTATTCCTGCTGCTGGTCCTGCTGCTGGTGTCTGCAGTTAAAT tctctcagcTAAACCAGGAGATGTTGAGTGTGAAGCTCTTCCTCATCTCCATCAATTCTTCACTGTTGCACGTAGGGGAAGCACCTCCAAAGGCAG AGCATTACACCGGTGGACTGACTAATGGACAAG GCTCCTGTAAAGACAGCTGGGTGTCCTTCCGGAGCAGCTGTTACCAGATTTCCACCAAGAGGCTGCCATGGGAAGGTGCTGAGAGGAAGTGCGTGGAGATGGGGGCACACCTGATCGTCATCAATGATGCCGAGGAGCAG AAGTTCATACGTGGAAATGACCTTGCAGAGCAACTTTGGATTGGGCTGGTGGAGAGAGAAAATGAGGACAGGTGGACCTGGGTGGATGGCACTGACTTTACCACAACTCTAAA ATTTTGGGACGTTGGCCAACCGGATGACTGGTCTCAGAGGGAAGACTGTGGGCAGCTTCATGGAAACGGGCTGTGGAACGACGCCGACTGCAGCTCCCATTTTAAGTACATCTGTGAGATGCCAGCCAATTAG
- the LOC125728238 gene encoding phospholipase A2-like translates to MKTLQTLFLLTTSLSIVMMDLDYRALWQFRSMIICMIPSSWPLLDYADYGCYCGKGGTGTPVDDLDRCCQTHDDCYSQAMELEACWPILDNPYTESYSYSCDNTNKIITCTGKNNACEMFICECDKHAAMCFAGAGYNKEHQNMNQELCK, encoded by the exons ATGAAAACCCTCCAGACTCTCTTTCTGTTAACGACTAGCCTGTCCATCG TAATGATGGACCTGGACTACAGGGCGCTGTGGCAGTTCAGAAGTATGATCATCTGCATGAttcccagcagctggcctctgcTGGACTACGCAGACTACGGCTGTTACTGTGGAAAGGGAGGCACTGGGACACCCGTGGATGACCTGGACAG GTGCTGCCAGACCCATGATGACTGCTACTCCCAAGCCATGGAGCTTGAGGCCTGCTGGCCCATTCTGGACAACCCGTATACCGAGAGCTACTCGTACagctgtgacaacacaaacaagaTCATCACTTGCACAG GGAAGAATAATGCCTGCGAGATGTTTATTTGTGAATGCGACAAGCATGCAGCCATGTGCTTTGCTGGAGCGGGCTACAACAAGGAGCACCAGAACATGAACCAAGAGCTCTGCAAGTGA
- the LOC125728228 gene encoding phospholipase A2-like isoform X2, giving the protein MKTLQTLFLLTTSLSIAAGLCWTTQTTAVTVEREALGHPWMTWTELHSSGLILCLCRCCQTHDDCYSQAKRLGGCLSILDNPYTESYSYSCDNTNKIITCTGKNNACEMFICECDKHAAMCFAGAGYNKEHQNMNQELCK; this is encoded by the exons ATGAAAACCCTCCAGACTCTCTTTCTGTTAACGACTAGCCTGTCCATCG CAGCAGGCCTCTGCTGGACTACACAGACTACGGCTGTTACTGTGGAAAGGGAGGCACTGGGACACCCGTGGATGACCTGGACAG AGCTGCACAGCTCAGGGCTCATTCTTTGCTTGTGCAGGTGTTGCCAGACCCATGATGACTGCTACTCCCAAGCCAAGCGCCTTGGGGGCTGTCTGTCCATTCTGGACAACCCGTATACCGAGAGCTACTCGTACagctgtgacaacacaaacaagaTCATCACTTGCACAG GGAAGAATAATGCCTGCGAGATGTTTATTTGTGAATGCGACAAGCATGCAGCCATGTGCTTTGCTGGGGCGGGCTACAACAAGGAGCACCAGAACATGAACCAAGAGCTCTGCAAGTGA
- the LOC125718429 gene encoding hepatic lectin-like isoform X2, translating into MKNRTGLSEDSVMDSAPYSRFSGSDPDDSFQGPKFTLRPGRRVKLMILLYSVVLFLLLVLLLVSAVKFSQLNQEMLSVKLFLISINSSLLHVGEAPPKAEHYTGGLTNGQGSCKDSWVSFRSSCYQISTKRLPWEGAERKCVEMGAHLIVINDAEEQFIRGNDLAEQLWIGLVERENEDRWTWVDGTDFTTTLKFWDVGQPDDWSQREDCGQLHGNGLWNDADCSSHFKYICEMPAN; encoded by the exons ATGAAAAATCGCACAGGCCTCAGTGAAGATTCAGTGATGGATTCAGCACCATACAGCAGGTTCAGTGGATCTGACCCAGATGACAGTTTTCAGGGACCAAAGTTCACACTACGTCCTG GCAGGCGTGTGAAGTTGATGATTCTGCTGTACTCAGTTGTACTATTCCTGCTGCTGGTCCTGCTGCTGGTGTCTGCAGTTAAAT tctctcagcTAAACCAGGAGATGTTGAGTGTGAAGCTCTTCCTCATCTCCATCAATTCTTCACTGTTGCACGTAGGGGAAGCACCTCCAAAGGCAG AGCATTACACCGGTGGACTGACTAATGGACAAG GCTCCTGTAAAGACAGCTGGGTGTCCTTCCGGAGCAGCTGTTACCAGATTTCCACCAAGAGGCTGCCATGGGAAGGTGCTGAGAGGAAGTGCGTGGAGATGGGGGCACACCTGATCGTCATCAATGATGCCGAGGAGCAG TTCATACGTGGAAATGACCTTGCAGAGCAACTTTGGATTGGGCTGGTGGAGAGAGAAAATGAGGACAGGTGGACCTGGGTGGATGGCACTGACTTTACCACAACTCTAAA ATTTTGGGACGTTGGCCAACCGGATGACTGGTCTCAGAGGGAAGACTGTGGGCAGCTTCATGGAAACGGGCTGTGGAACGACGCCGACTGCAGCTCCCATTTTAAGTACATCTGTGAGATGCCAGCCAATTAG
- the LOC125728221 gene encoding phospholipase A2-like: MVSLSWGFVQIAKMKTLQTLLMLASSLSIVMMDPDYKSLSGLREMIICKIPSSWPLLDYGDYGCYCGKGGAGTPVDDLDRCCQTHDHCYDQAMKLEACWPVLENPYTLPYSYNCDKANKTITCEESNTVCEMFVCECDRHAAICFAGAGYNKEHHNMNQELCK; the protein is encoded by the exons ATGGTCTCCTTATCCTGGGGCTTCGTACAGATCGCCAAGATGAAAACCCTCCAAACTCTCCTCATGTTGGCTTCTAGCCTGTCCATCG TGATGATGGACCCAGACTACAAGTCTCTGTCGGGCTTAAGAGAAATGATCATCTGCAAGAtccccagcagctggcctctgcTGGACTACGGAGACTACGGCTGTTACTGTGGAAAGGGAGGTGCTGGGACACCCGTGGATGACCTGGACAG GTGCTGCCAGACCCATGACCACTGCTATGACCAAGCCATGAAGCTTGAGGCCTGCTGGCCTGTTTTGGAAAACCCTTATACCCTACCCTATTCCTACAACTGTGACAAGGCAAACAAGACCATCACCTGCGAAG AGTCCAACACTGTCTGCGAGATGTTTGTTTGTGAATGTGACAGGCATGCAGCCATATGCTTTGCTGGGGCGGGCTACAACAAGGAGCACCACAACATGAACCAAGAGCTCTGCAAGTGA
- the LOC125718429 gene encoding hepatic lectin-like isoform X3 has protein sequence MKNRTGLSEDSVMDSAPYSRFSGSDPDDSFQGPKFTLRPGRRVKLMILLYSVVLFLLLVLLLVSAVKFSQLNQEMLSVKLFLISINSSLLHVGEAPPKAGSCKDSWVSFRSSCYQISTKRLPWEGAERKCVEMGAHLIVINDAEEQKFIRGNDLAEQLWIGLVERENEDRWTWVDGTDFTTTLKFWDVGQPDDWSQREDCGQLHGNGLWNDADCSSHFKYICEMPAN, from the exons ATGAAAAATCGCACAGGCCTCAGTGAAGATTCAGTGATGGATTCAGCACCATACAGCAGGTTCAGTGGATCTGACCCAGATGACAGTTTTCAGGGACCAAAGTTCACACTACGTCCTG GCAGGCGTGTGAAGTTGATGATTCTGCTGTACTCAGTTGTACTATTCCTGCTGCTGGTCCTGCTGCTGGTGTCTGCAGTTAAAT tctctcagcTAAACCAGGAGATGTTGAGTGTGAAGCTCTTCCTCATCTCCATCAATTCTTCACTGTTGCACGTAGGGGAAGCACCTCCAAAGGCAG GCTCCTGTAAAGACAGCTGGGTGTCCTTCCGGAGCAGCTGTTACCAGATTTCCACCAAGAGGCTGCCATGGGAAGGTGCTGAGAGGAAGTGCGTGGAGATGGGGGCACACCTGATCGTCATCAATGATGCCGAGGAGCAG AAGTTCATACGTGGAAATGACCTTGCAGAGCAACTTTGGATTGGGCTGGTGGAGAGAGAAAATGAGGACAGGTGGACCTGGGTGGATGGCACTGACTTTACCACAACTCTAAA ATTTTGGGACGTTGGCCAACCGGATGACTGGTCTCAGAGGGAAGACTGTGGGCAGCTTCATGGAAACGGGCTGTGGAACGACGCCGACTGCAGCTCCCATTTTAAGTACATCTGTGAGATGCCAGCCAATTAG